Part of the Nostoc sp. ATCC 53789 genome, CGTTATCCCCGGAGCTAATTTTAGATTTTAGATTTTAGATTGCTAAGAGAATGGGGTGATTGGGTGATGGGGAGAATGGTGATTAATGACTAATTCAAAATCTGTAGCAATTCTGGGTGCGGGTGCTTGGGGTGCATCTCTGGCAAATCTCGCCGCAGCGAATGGTCATCAGGTGCGCGTGTGGTCGCGTCAAGGTTCCCAAACTCTCCAAATAGTGTTAGAAGATGCCCAAATAATCCTATCCGCTATCTCAATGATTGGTGTGAGAGATGTTGCTTCCCAAGTCCAGTCTTTCCCCCTTTCTCCAGAGACGATTTTTGTGACGGCGACCAAAGGCTTAGATCCCCAAACCACTTGCACGCCGTCACAAATTTGGCAAACAGTATTCCCTAACCATGCAGTGGTTGTTTTGTCTGGGCCTAATTTATCTAAAGAAATTCAACTAGAGTTACCAGCAGCAACAGTGGTAGCCAGTAATATTCCCAGGGCTGCGGAAGTAGTGCAGTTAGTATTTTCTTCTCATCGTTTCCGGGTATATACCAATCCCGACCCCTTGGGGGTGGAACTGGGGGGAACGCTAAAAAATGTGATTGCGATCGCAGCTGGTGTGTGCGATGGTTTACATCTAGGAACCAATGCCAAAGCTGCTTTAGTCACCCGTGGACTTACAGAAATGGTTCGCATCGGTAACGACTGGGGTGCAAAGACGGAAACATTTTATGGATTATCGGGTCTTGGAGACTTGTTAGCAACCTGCAATAGTCCCTTAAGCCGCAATTACCAAGTCGGCTACCAGCTAGCTGGTGGTAAGACACTTAAAGAAACTCTTGCAAATTTACAAGGAACAGCCGAAGGAGTGAACACTTGCCAGGTTTTGATGCAACGAGCCAAGCAACAAAACATTCCAGTTCCAATTACTGAGCAAGTTTATCGGTTACTTCAGGGAGAAATCACACCCCGACAAGCGCTTGATGAACTGATGCTACGAGATATCAAGCCAGAGTACAACTACTAGCTAGTAGTCTGTCAAATCAACTTACTGGCTAAATAAGTTCGTAGTAAGGACTTTAGTCCTTATATTAAGCACTGAAGTGCTTACTACATACCAGGACTTCCTTAGCTTGATGGACTACTAGTTAGTAATCTGTCAAGTTTAAATTGGCACGTCAAGACTGACATACAAGACGACGCAGGAACACGGAGAGAGTATTTAATAACTTTCCTACGTTTTATATCTCCGTATCGATAGGATTTTTGCCGTTAATACTAATCACTTCTCTGATATCTATTAGTTCTACTTATACCTGAATAATCCTGAGAAAAAATTGCTAAATCGTCAGGATATTACTTTTGT contains:
- a CDS encoding NAD(P)H-dependent glycerol-3-phosphate dehydrogenase; its protein translation is MTNSKSVAILGAGAWGASLANLAAANGHQVRVWSRQGSQTLQIVLEDAQIILSAISMIGVRDVASQVQSFPLSPETIFVTATKGLDPQTTCTPSQIWQTVFPNHAVVVLSGPNLSKEIQLELPAATVVASNIPRAAEVVQLVFSSHRFRVYTNPDPLGVELGGTLKNVIAIAAGVCDGLHLGTNAKAALVTRGLTEMVRIGNDWGAKTETFYGLSGLGDLLATCNSPLSRNYQVGYQLAGGKTLKETLANLQGTAEGVNTCQVLMQRAKQQNIPVPITEQVYRLLQGEITPRQALDELMLRDIKPEYNY